One segment of Marvinbryantia formatexigens DSM 14469 DNA contains the following:
- a CDS encoding acyl carrier protein — translation MEQLMEILKELRPDVDFEAEKALIDDAILDSFDIVSLIGELNDAFGVEIEFEDMEPENFNSAEDMYKLIQRLQQEA, via the coding sequence ATGGAACAGTTAATGGAAATTTTAAAGGAACTCAGACCGGATGTAGACTTTGAGGCAGAAAAGGCGCTGATTGACGATGCGATTCTGGACTCCTTCGACATTGTTTCCCTCATTGGAGAGCTGAATGACGCATTTGGCGTGGAAATCGAGTTTGAGGACATGGAGCCGGAAAACTTTAACAGCGCGGAGGATATGTACAAACTGATTCAGAGGCTGCAGCAGGAGGCATAA